In Hyperolius riggenbachi isolate aHypRig1 chromosome 10, aHypRig1.pri, whole genome shotgun sequence, a genomic segment contains:
- the LOC137534916 gene encoding histone H3 yields the protein MARTKQTARKSTGGKAPRKQLATKAARKSAPATGGVKKPHRYRPGTVALREIRRYQKSTELLIRKLPFQRLVREIAQDFKTDLRFQSSAVMALQEASEAYLVGLFEDTNLCAIHAKRVTIMPKDIQLARRIRGERA from the coding sequence ATGGCCAGAACTAAGCAGACCGCCCGCAAGTCCACCGGAGGGAAAGCTCCACGCAAGCAGCTGGCCACCAAAGCCGCCCGAAAGAGCGCCCCGGCCACCGGAGGAGTGAAGAAGCCTCACCGCTACCGGCCCGGTACAGTGGCTCTCCGAGAGATCCGCCGCTATCAGAAATCCACCGAGCTGCTGATCCGCAAGCTGCCCTTCCAGCGCCTGGTGCGGGAGATCGCCCAGGACTTCAAGACCGACCTGCGCTTCCAGAGCTCGGCCGTCATGGCTCTGCAGGAGGCCAGCGAGGCTTATCTGGTGGGGCTCTTCGAGGACACCAACCTGTGCGCCATCCACGCCAAGAGGGTCACCATCATGCCCAAAGACATCCAGCTGGCCCGCAGGATCCGCGGCGAGAGGGCATAA
- the LOC137536945 gene encoding histone H2B 1.1-like, with protein sequence MAPEPTKSAPAPKKGSKKAVSKTQKKDGKKRRKTRKESYAIYVYKVLKQVHPDTGISSKAMSIMNSFVNDIFERIAGEASRLAHYNKRSTITSREIQTAVRLLLPGELAKHAVSEGTKAVTKYTSAK encoded by the coding sequence ATGGCTCCCGAACCAACCAAGTCCGCCCCGGCGCCCAAGAAGGGCTCTAAGAAAGCGGTGAGCAAGACTCAGAAGAAGGACGGCAAGAAGCGCAGGAAGACCAGGAAGGAGAGCTACGCCATCTACGTGtacaaggtgctgaagcaggtgcaCCCCGACACCGGCATCTCCTCCAAGGCCATGAGCATCATGAACTCCTTCGTCAATGACATCTTCGAGCGCATCGCCGGGGAAGCTTCCCGCCTGGCTCATTACAACAAGCGCTCCACCATCACCTCCCGGGAGATCCAGACCGCAGTCCGCCTGCTGCTGCCGGGAGAGCTGGCCAAGCACGCCGTGTCCGAGGGCACCAAGGCCGTCACCAAGTACACCAGCGCCAAGTAA
- the LOC137536946 gene encoding histone H4 — protein MSGRGKGGKGLGKGGAKRHRKVLRDNIQGITKPAIRRLARRGGVKRISGLIYEETRGVLKVFLENVIRDAVTYTEHAKRKTVTAMDVVYALKRQGRTLYGFGG, from the coding sequence ATGTCTGGCCGAGGAAAGGGCGGGAAGGGACTCGGGAAAGGAGGCGCCAAGCGGCACAGGAAGGTGCTCCGGGATAACATCCAGGGCATCACTAAGCCCGCCATCCGCCGCCTGGCCCGCAGAGGGGGTGTCAAGCGCATCTCCGGCCTCATCTATGAGGAGACCCGCGGAGTGCTGAAGGTTTTCCTGGAGAACGTCATCCGGGACGCCGTCACCTACACCGAGCACGCCAAGAGGAAGACGGTCACCGCCATGGATGTGGTGTACGCCCTCAAGCGCCAGGGGCGCACCCTCTACGGCTTCGGGGGCTAA
- the LOC137536948 gene encoding histone H2B 1.1-like: protein MAPEPTKSAPAPKKGSKKAVSKTQKKDGKKRRKTRKESYAIYVYKVLKQVHPDTGISSKAMSIMNSFVNDIFERIAGEASRLAHYNKRHTITSREIQTAVRLLLPGELAKHAVSEGTKAVTKYTSAK, encoded by the coding sequence ATGGCTCCTGAACCAACAAAGTCCGCTCCGGCGCCCAAGAAGGGTTCTAAAAAAGCGGTGAGCAAGACTCAGAAGAAGGACGGCAAGAAGCGCAGGAAGACCAGGAAGGAGAGCTACGCCATCTACGTGtacaaggtgctgaagcaggtgcaCCCTGACACCGGCATCTCCTCCAAGGCCATGAGCATCATGAACTCCTTCGTCAATGACATCTTCGAGCGCATCGCCGGGGAAGCTTCCCGCCTGGCTCATTACAACAAGCGCCACACCATCACCTCCCGGGAGATCCAGACCGCCGTCCGCCTGCTGCTGCCGGGAGAGCTGGCCAAGCACGCCGTGTCCGAGGGCACCAAGGCCGTCACCAAGTACACCAGCGCCAAGTAA
- the LOC137536949 gene encoding histone H2A type 2-B, giving the protein MSGRGKQGGKARAKAKTRSSRAGLQFPVGRVHRLLRKGNYAERVGAGAPVYLAAVLEYLTAEILELAGNAARDNKKTRIIPRHLQLAVRNDEELNKLLGGVTIAQGGVLPNIQAVLLPKKTESHKAAKSK; this is encoded by the coding sequence ATGTCTGGAAGAGGCAAACAAGGCGGCAAAGCTCGTGCCAAGGCCAAGACTCGCTCCTCCCGGGCCGGGCTGCAGTTCCCAGTCGGCCGTGTTCACCGTCTGCTGAGGAAGGGCAACTATGCGGAGCGGGTGGGGGCCGGAGCGCCGGTCTATCTGGCCGCAGTGCTGGAGTATCTGACCGCTGAGATCCTGGAGCTGGCTGGCAACGCCGCCCGGGACAACAAGAAGACCCGCATCATCCCCCGCCACCTGCAGCTGGCCGTGCGCAACGACGAGGAGCTCAACAAGCTGCTGGGTGGTGTGACCATCGCCCAGGGGGGCGTCCTGCCCAACATCCAGGccgtgctgctgcccaagaagaCCGAGAGCCACAAGGCTGCCAAGAGCAAGTAA